A portion of the Pedobacter cryoconitis genome contains these proteins:
- a CDS encoding sensor histidine kinase, with the protein MFKFPVLSFILIISLVNYTRVFSQTHEINRLESSIHLIKDSIKYVDVLNRIAILSHMNYRDSCKFYAQKAKAIAIRLNYNKGIADALNCEAISNVSVNNYLSAKYFNDALRIYKSINDQGNVCHVLMNIGVLMSVDKDDKEALRYIYLAYEKSKSLKHDSIRALIISNVISIDQNLSQKKSMMLFKEGLAIAQKYKDERLLLFYEEVRALQIYNAGEKQKGIAIQTRILHKADSLGLQYTKVECYIGLGDIFLDSENTQAGLDYYKKGLDTSRKYGYPEFYLLLSERLYNFYKSHNQMDSAYFYMSLLLAKRDVISKATNKSGYNYMNFALNENENKELKLKENSNLKVITLLGCLFAVSMAMLFVIYRSLRIKRQYGDVQHELHEVAVKQNKELQQTNHFNTMLISVIAHDIRQPFSTIVMLSSVFNTDVDLLTEEEKLEIMAELSETSQKSLSFMDGLLEWIKSQKSGFKYQPSKLLLNELIPEANSFFKIAQAKKNIKLVLDIPVQTAVLAHRYMLLFIIRNMLNNATKYSPAAGTIHISCYSKDERIVIAIKDQGEGMSQDKVDQLFKANASDWENTNDQGAGLALSISYDMALLMGVKIWATSKIGDGTTFYISGIPKDLA; encoded by the coding sequence ATGTTTAAATTTCCTGTTCTCTCATTTATCCTCATTATTTCTTTAGTCAATTATACCCGTGTATTTTCCCAGACTCACGAAATTAACAGGCTCGAATCAAGCATCCATTTAATTAAAGACAGCATAAAATATGTAGATGTGCTGAACAGGATCGCGATATTATCTCATATGAACTACCGTGATTCCTGTAAATTTTACGCACAAAAAGCTAAAGCAATAGCGATAAGGCTCAATTACAATAAGGGGATTGCTGATGCTTTAAATTGCGAGGCTATCTCCAACGTTTCTGTGAATAATTATCTCTCTGCAAAATATTTTAATGATGCACTCCGGATTTATAAATCAATCAATGATCAGGGAAATGTCTGCCATGTACTCATGAATATTGGTGTGCTGATGTCTGTAGACAAGGATGACAAGGAGGCTTTACGCTATATTTACCTGGCTTATGAAAAGAGTAAATCCCTGAAGCATGATTCTATCCGCGCACTGATTATCAGTAATGTCATCTCTATAGATCAGAATCTTAGTCAGAAAAAATCAATGATGTTGTTTAAAGAGGGTCTGGCAATTGCCCAAAAATATAAGGATGAAAGATTACTTTTGTTTTACGAAGAAGTACGCGCATTACAAATTTACAATGCTGGAGAAAAACAAAAAGGAATTGCAATACAAACCAGAATACTGCATAAAGCAGATAGTTTAGGTCTTCAATATACAAAAGTAGAGTGTTATATTGGCTTAGGTGATATTTTTCTTGACTCCGAAAATACACAAGCAGGTCTTGATTATTATAAAAAGGGATTAGATACTTCCAGAAAGTACGGCTACCCTGAATTTTATTTACTTCTATCAGAGCGGTTGTATAATTTTTACAAATCACATAACCAGATGGACAGCGCTTACTTTTATATGTCACTATTACTTGCTAAGCGCGATGTTATCAGCAAAGCGACCAATAAGTCTGGCTATAATTATATGAATTTTGCTTTGAATGAGAATGAAAATAAAGAACTCAAACTGAAGGAGAATTCAAATCTTAAAGTAATAACTTTGCTTGGTTGTTTGTTTGCTGTAAGCATGGCTATGCTATTTGTTATTTATCGCTCCTTAAGAATCAAAAGACAATACGGAGATGTTCAGCACGAATTACATGAGGTCGCAGTAAAACAAAATAAGGAACTACAGCAAACGAATCATTTCAATACCATGCTAATCTCTGTGATTGCGCACGATATCAGACAACCTTTCAGTACCATCGTAATGCTTTCCAGCGTGTTCAATACGGATGTTGATTTGTTAACCGAAGAAGAAAAATTGGAGATCATGGCAGAACTGAGTGAAACTTCACAAAAAAGCCTTTCTTTCATGGACGGATTGCTGGAATGGATTAAATCTCAGAAAAGCGGCTTCAAATATCAGCCATCAAAACTTCTCCTAAACGAACTGATCCCCGAGGCAAATTCCTTCTTTAAAATAGCCCAGGCCAAAAAGAATATTAAACTGGTTCTGGATATACCTGTACAAACTGCAGTGCTCGCGCATCGGTATATGCTACTTTTTATTATCCGGAACATGCTTAACAATGCGACTAAATATTCACCAGCAGCAGGAACTATTCATATCTCTTGTTATTCAAAAGATGAGCGTATAGTGATTGCGATCAAAGATCAGGGCGAAGGAATGAGCCAGGATAAAGTTGATCAGCTTTTCAAAGCCAATGCAAGCGACTGGGAAAATACAAATGATCAGGGCGCGGGCCTTGCCTTAAGTATTTCTTATGACATGGCACTGTTGATGGGCGTAAAAATATGGGCAACAAGTAAAATAGGAGACGGGACTACTTTTTATATCTCAGGGATACCAAAAGATTTAGCCTGA
- a CDS encoding SDR family oxidoreductase, giving the protein MILVTGATGNLGKATINSLLNKGISAHNIAALVRDESKSAELKSKGIQVRIGDYQNFESLKSAFQDVEKLLLISSSAEIAQRFEQHKNVINAAKETGVSHLIYTSFDMKDLRQSIMYGDVQYHADTSDYLKKIAVPYTLMDNTLYADLIPIISGNNILDEGISIPAGNGKTPFLPITEMAEAIAVVLTTPEHENKEYFIAAETAFSFAEIAVLISEITGKTVAYNQTNVTSYVDQLVQQGLSHDDAEYLSRYAGAIARGEFDSNKSHVKQLLGRSPISLKDFLRSIYVK; this is encoded by the coding sequence ATGATTTTAGTAACTGGTGCAACTGGTAACTTAGGCAAGGCCACTATTAATTCTTTATTGAATAAAGGCATATCCGCACACAATATTGCAGCATTGGTAAGAGATGAATCCAAATCGGCAGAATTGAAATCAAAAGGCATTCAGGTGCGGATTGGCGACTATCAGAATTTTGAGTCTTTAAAAAGTGCCTTCCAAGATGTGGAGAAGCTACTGCTGATATCTTCTTCAGCTGAAATAGCTCAAAGGTTTGAGCAACATAAAAACGTAATTAATGCTGCCAAGGAAACTGGTGTTAGTCATCTCATTTATACCAGTTTTGATATGAAAGACCTGCGCCAAAGTATAATGTATGGAGATGTTCAATATCATGCAGACACAAGTGATTATCTAAAAAAGATAGCTGTACCGTATACTTTGATGGATAATACACTATATGCTGACTTGATTCCCATTATTTCCGGAAATAATATATTGGATGAAGGTATTTCCATCCCCGCCGGAAACGGTAAAACACCTTTTTTACCAATAACAGAAATGGCTGAAGCTATAGCTGTTGTTCTGACTACTCCTGAGCATGAAAACAAAGAATATTTCATCGCTGCAGAGACCGCTTTCTCCTTCGCTGAGATTGCTGTCCTAATATCAGAAATCACAGGAAAAACGGTAGCTTATAACCAAACTAACGTAACGTCATATGTTGACCAGCTTGTACAGCAGGGGCTTTCTCATGATGATGCAGAGTATCTATCAAGGTACGCTGGTGCAATAGCCAGAGGAGAGTTCGACTCCAATAAAAGTCATGTCAAACAATTATTAGGAAGAAGTCCGATATCTTTAAAAGATTTTTTAAGAAGTATATATGTTAAATAA
- a CDS encoding YdeI/OmpD-associated family protein, which yields METNTSIPEDLQKLFDQKETAYKNFQSFSASSKRIILEWILKAKKTETREKRIVHTVELAERNIKANH from the coding sequence ATGGAAACGAACACCAGCATACCCGAAGATTTGCAAAAACTATTTGATCAGAAAGAAACGGCTTATAAAAACTTTCAGTCATTTTCCGCTTCTTCTAAAAGAATTATCCTGGAATGGATCCTTAAAGCAAAAAAAACTGAAACAAGGGAAAAAAGAATAGTTCATACTGTTGAACTTGCTGAAAGAAATATAAAAGCTAACCATTAA
- a CDS encoding phospholipid scramblase-related protein: MSKTNFFNGHDYFIDEKIHFFKFANVYNIFNETGENIGAVRQTLSFGQKLLTLLIGKPALPFKLEIVNSEEEVQATISRGWTFFMSKIIVSDPDGNELASIQQKFKLFKPTFRILDNSGQLIAEIKGDWKAWAFQIKDGNENEIGTISKKWAGAMREIFTKADKYNVHIDPHYTESKHKVAILSAAITIDMVLKNQK, encoded by the coding sequence ATGAGTAAAACTAATTTCTTTAACGGTCACGATTACTTTATTGATGAAAAAATACATTTTTTCAAGTTTGCGAACGTCTATAATATATTCAATGAAACTGGTGAAAACATTGGTGCAGTCAGACAAACCTTATCTTTTGGGCAAAAACTTCTGACACTTTTGATCGGTAAACCAGCTTTACCTTTTAAATTGGAAATTGTAAATTCTGAAGAAGAAGTGCAGGCTACAATATCCAGAGGCTGGACTTTTTTTATGTCAAAAATCATAGTAAGTGATCCTGATGGAAATGAGCTGGCTTCTATTCAGCAGAAGTTTAAATTATTTAAACCAACTTTCAGGATTTTAGATAATTCAGGTCAGTTGATCGCTGAGATCAAAGGAGATTGGAAAGCCTGGGCATTCCAGATCAAAGATGGTAATGAAAATGAAATCGGTACAATCAGTAAAAAATGGGCTGGTGCAATGCGGGAAATCTTTACAAAAGCTGATAAATACAACGTACATATTGATCCACATTATACAGAAAGCAAACATAAAGTTGCTATTTTATCAGCGGCAATTACTATTGATATGGTATTAAAAAATCAAAAGTAG
- a CDS encoding YccF domain-containing protein: protein MNFSGNIIWIIFGGIFIFFEYIIGGLILCLTIIGIPFGLQCFKFAIVGLAPFGVKITDTSSNTGCLSTVMNIIWFFCGGVWIALTHLFFGILLCITIVGIPFGRQHFKLMNLAFSPFGKSIS from the coding sequence ATGAACTTTTCAGGCAATATAATATGGATTATTTTCGGTGGGATATTTATCTTCTTTGAATACATCATAGGAGGGCTGATTCTTTGCCTGACGATTATTGGAATCCCCTTCGGACTCCAGTGTTTTAAATTTGCCATTGTCGGGCTAGCGCCATTTGGAGTTAAAATCACAGATACCTCATCCAATACAGGTTGCCTGTCAACCGTTATGAATATTATATGGTTCTTTTGTGGTGGTGTTTGGATTGCACTTACACATTTATTCTTTGGAATACTTTTATGTATCACTATTGTGGGCATCCCATTTGGAAGACAACATTTCAAACTCATGAACCTTGCATTTTCACCATTTGGGAAATCGATCAGTTAG
- a CDS encoding winged helix-turn-helix transcriptional regulator: MENNLAHAECPAIATIALLGGRWKVIILHVLSKNARRFGEINVRVPSISRKVLTEQLRELEADGLISRKQFGEFPLRVEYALTKYGESLCPLLAYIAAWKKENA, translated from the coding sequence ATGGAAAATAACTTAGCTCATGCTGAATGTCCTGCTATAGCAACGATAGCTCTGCTTGGAGGACGGTGGAAAGTGATCATTTTGCATGTGCTTTCCAAGAATGCCAGGCGTTTTGGAGAAATTAATGTTCGGGTGCCTTCTATATCAAGAAAAGTACTAACTGAACAACTGAGAGAACTTGAAGCTGATGGCTTAATTAGCAGGAAACAGTTCGGGGAGTTTCCCCTTCGAGTAGAGTATGCGCTCACAAAATATGGGGAAAGCCTTTGCCCATTGTTAGCTTATATAGCAGCATGGAAAAAAGAAAATGCTTAA
- the uvrA gene encoding excinuclease ABC subunit UvrA: MANQKKQTFTGFVKVRGARENNLKNIDLEIPRDALVVFTGVSGSGKSSLAFGTLYAEAQRRYLESVSPYARRLFNQMAIPEVDEIEGLPPAIALQQQRGSGTTRSSVGSVTTLSNLMRMLYSRAGDYPDGQSIIYAEAFSSNTPEGACPECHGLGRVYEVTEQSMVPDDSLTIRERAIAAWPTAWLGQNFRDILTTLGYDVDIPWRDLPQKQRDWILFTEEKPVVPVYAGFNPAQVKEALQNKLEPSYMGTFTGAKKYVLHTFANTQSQLMKKRVSKYMLSGECPLCHGKRLRQESLAVKFAGLDIAALSRVTLSRLNEIFRPYTEEKATPLTKAEKAHPEKAMVTQRIAQDLVARIGVMLDLGLGYLNLERSTPTLSPGELQRLRLATQVRSNLFGVVYVLDEPSAGLHPADTEALLRALDRLKDSGNSLFVVEHEVDVIHHADWIVDVGPDAGEKGGHVLYSGPPEGLSKIENSVTRNYIFGMQPVTPKKTRIPKAWLRLENVTRNNLNNLAVSFPLGVFTSVTGISGSGKSSLVSQALVELVAGQLGQEAELLTASAEEAETLELDKVLTKDGKITEGMDAIKRLVRVDQKPIGRTPRSNLATYTGLFDQVRKLFAATEMAKSRRYDAGRFSFNVVKGRCPHCEGEGFVMVELLFLPSVYAPCPTCKGTRYNHKTLEIKYKEKNIADVLGMTVDAACEFFNAEPQVFRALDVVRQVGLGYLRLGQPATELSGGEAQRIKLATELQRIQHGNTLYILDEPTTGLHPADVEKLMAQLDKLVAQGNTVVVVEHDMHVIAASDWVIDIGPEAGEKGGMVVASGPPALVAKSKNSRTAPYLNKFFNAEHTWKSPMPL; encoded by the coding sequence ATGGCAAATCAGAAAAAACAAACATTTACAGGCTTCGTCAAAGTACGTGGGGCCCGCGAAAATAATCTCAAAAATATAGACCTGGAAATTCCCCGTGATGCATTAGTTGTATTCACGGGTGTTTCTGGTTCTGGAAAGTCGTCTTTAGCTTTCGGAACATTATATGCTGAAGCACAGCGCCGTTATCTCGAATCAGTATCTCCTTATGCCAGACGGCTATTTAACCAGATGGCTATTCCAGAAGTAGATGAAATAGAAGGTTTACCGCCAGCAATTGCTTTACAGCAGCAGCGTGGATCTGGTACTACACGTTCTTCTGTAGGTAGTGTGACCACCTTATCGAATTTAATGAGAATGCTGTATTCGCGCGCCGGAGACTATCCTGATGGCCAATCAATTATTTATGCAGAAGCATTTTCTTCCAATACACCTGAAGGTGCTTGTCCGGAATGTCATGGTTTAGGGAGAGTTTACGAAGTTACCGAGCAATCTATGGTCCCTGATGATTCGCTTACGATCCGGGAGCGGGCTATTGCTGCATGGCCAACTGCCTGGTTAGGCCAGAATTTCAGGGATATCCTCACTACATTAGGTTATGATGTCGATATTCCATGGCGTGACCTTCCGCAAAAACAACGGGATTGGATTCTTTTTACGGAAGAAAAACCAGTAGTTCCAGTATATGCCGGATTTAATCCGGCACAAGTCAAAGAAGCACTCCAAAATAAACTCGAGCCCAGCTACATGGGGACCTTCACCGGCGCTAAAAAATATGTGCTCCATACTTTTGCCAATACGCAGAGTCAGCTGATGAAAAAGAGAGTCTCAAAGTATATGCTAAGCGGGGAGTGTCCATTGTGTCATGGTAAACGTTTACGCCAGGAGTCACTCGCGGTAAAATTTGCAGGACTGGATATTGCAGCGTTGTCAAGAGTTACACTGTCCCGCTTAAATGAGATCTTTCGTCCTTATACGGAAGAGAAAGCCACGCCATTAACCAAGGCAGAAAAAGCGCATCCCGAAAAAGCGATGGTTACGCAGCGGATTGCTCAGGATTTGGTTGCCCGTATTGGCGTGATGCTTGATCTGGGGCTTGGATATCTGAACCTGGAAAGAAGTACCCCCACACTTTCACCAGGAGAATTACAACGTTTAAGGTTGGCAACACAAGTGCGTTCTAATCTTTTTGGGGTCGTTTATGTACTAGATGAACCTTCTGCAGGTCTGCATCCTGCAGATACTGAAGCATTGCTACGGGCTTTAGACAGATTAAAGGATTCAGGGAATTCACTTTTTGTAGTAGAACATGAGGTTGATGTGATCCATCATGCCGACTGGATTGTAGACGTGGGGCCAGATGCAGGAGAAAAAGGAGGCCATGTATTGTATAGCGGCCCACCCGAAGGACTCAGTAAAATTGAAAATTCAGTGACCAGAAATTATATTTTTGGAATGCAACCTGTTACCCCTAAAAAAACCAGAATACCTAAAGCATGGCTTCGTCTGGAAAACGTTACCCGTAACAATCTGAATAACTTAGCTGTTTCTTTTCCGTTGGGTGTATTTACCAGTGTAACTGGAATTTCGGGCTCCGGAAAGAGCAGTTTAGTGAGCCAGGCATTGGTTGAACTGGTTGCAGGCCAGCTGGGTCAGGAGGCAGAACTACTGACTGCTTCAGCAGAAGAAGCTGAAACACTGGAACTGGACAAAGTGTTGACTAAAGACGGAAAAATTACGGAAGGAATGGACGCGATTAAACGCCTGGTACGTGTAGATCAGAAACCGATAGGCAGGACACCAAGATCAAACCTGGCTACCTATACTGGATTATTTGATCAGGTCAGGAAGCTTTTTGCAGCGACTGAAATGGCTAAAAGCCGGCGTTATGATGCAGGGCGTTTTTCTTTCAATGTCGTTAAAGGCCGCTGTCCGCATTGTGAAGGAGAAGGCTTTGTAATGGTTGAATTGTTATTTTTACCCAGCGTATATGCGCCATGCCCAACTTGCAAAGGCACAAGATACAACCACAAAACACTGGAAATCAAATATAAAGAAAAGAATATTGCGGATGTATTAGGGATGACTGTCGATGCCGCCTGTGAGTTCTTTAATGCAGAGCCGCAAGTGTTCCGCGCACTGGATGTGGTGAGACAGGTTGGTTTAGGTTATTTAAGATTGGGACAGCCGGCAACAGAACTTTCTGGCGGGGAGGCACAGCGAATTAAGCTCGCTACCGAACTCCAGCGTATTCAACATGGAAATACACTCTATATCCTGGACGAGCCGACTACAGGACTGCATCCAGCTGACGTAGAAAAATTAATGGCCCAGCTGGATAAGCTTGTAGCACAAGGAAACACAGTTGTTGTGGTAGAACATGATATGCATGTGATTGCTGCAAGCGACTGGGTGATTGATATTGGCCCTGAAGCTGGTGAAAAAGGAGGGATGGTTGTGGCTTCCGGTCCTCCGGCATTGGTAGCGAAGTCAAAAAACAGCCGTACTGCACCTTATTTAAATAAATTTTTTAATGCTGAACACACATGGAAAAGCCCGATGCCACTATAA
- a CDS encoding glycosyl hydrolase family 28-related protein has product MPTYTNELNVEKVILDKLNSLKTISNILDQYTGELVTFNETTEITNDLELDGVIYVKFGDDYFKRNFTGSINIKWFGARGNGIHDDYEAIQGAINYAQKQGISLFIPQGIFKTSGTLRITLRIHIYGEGMWQSQIIYSGNDSAIRIIPPTDRTSNTGTYFHDFMVKPQIGGGGKYGIEVYLGINAYFSNWEFNRIFVGDFGNFGIRLDNSSRNVDGFFAFTIRRCWIQNGLNGDSVGDSITISENTITGNRILSPGILFSGIGGARQIIIRENNITTQHGAIALLAMEQTQVCFNQLEHGAGSDYLGIYQSQLYLADCIYCVIQGNTISPARSVGSITSDYAIYLSGTSIGNIITQNDMSVGAEGKYIGFGISSKRNILKTDNAYYGTLNSEVETLGVDNLGIDNYGVEVSLTLLANWIPYDSTSEVSAKKIDSGLVVLRGAIKDGIQTLGTTIFILPQLFRPVREKRFQVTNFNTGTFSSATLLIRPTGEVNILAINGSTLLQIDGVSYTTN; this is encoded by the coding sequence ATGCCTACTTATACAAATGAACTTAACGTAGAAAAAGTTATACTAGATAAATTAAACTCTCTTAAGACTATATCAAATATTTTAGATCAATATACTGGAGAACTAGTAACATTTAATGAGACTACAGAGATTACAAATGATTTGGAATTGGATGGTGTTATTTATGTAAAGTTTGGAGATGATTATTTTAAAAGAAATTTTACCGGAAGCATTAACATTAAGTGGTTCGGTGCAAGGGGCAATGGTATTCATGACGATTATGAAGCAATACAAGGAGCTATTAATTATGCACAAAAGCAAGGAATATCCTTATTTATACCACAGGGTATTTTCAAAACTTCTGGAACCTTACGAATAACACTAAGGATTCATATATATGGGGAGGGAATGTGGCAATCTCAGATAATATATTCTGGTAACGACTCTGCTATAAGAATTATACCACCTACTGATAGGACGAGCAACACAGGCACATATTTTCACGACTTTATGGTAAAGCCCCAAATTGGAGGAGGTGGAAAATATGGTATTGAAGTTTATCTGGGCATTAATGCTTATTTTTCAAATTGGGAATTTAATAGGATTTTTGTTGGAGATTTTGGCAATTTTGGTATTAGATTAGACAATTCATCCAGAAATGTGGATGGTTTTTTCGCATTCACGATCCGTAGATGTTGGATACAAAATGGCTTAAATGGCGATAGCGTAGGTGATTCTATAACTATAAGTGAAAATACAATCACAGGTAACAGGATACTTTCACCTGGTATTTTATTTAGTGGCATAGGTGGTGCCAGGCAGATTATTATACGTGAAAATAACATCACTACTCAACATGGAGCTATTGCATTGCTAGCTATGGAACAAACACAAGTTTGCTTTAATCAATTGGAACACGGTGCGGGCTCAGATTATTTAGGAATTTACCAATCTCAACTATATTTAGCAGATTGCATATATTGTGTAATTCAGGGTAACACAATTAGCCCTGCTCGTTCCGTAGGTTCTATAACTTCAGATTATGCAATCTATTTATCCGGAACAAGTATCGGAAATATAATTACCCAAAATGACATGTCAGTTGGTGCAGAAGGTAAATATATTGGCTTTGGGATTTCATCAAAGCGTAATATCTTGAAAACCGATAACGCATACTATGGTACTCTTAATTCAGAGGTTGAAACATTGGGAGTAGATAATTTAGGTATTGACAACTACGGTGTTGAGGTTTCTTTAACTTTATTAGCTAACTGGATTCCTTATGATTCTACTAGTGAAGTCTCGGCAAAAAAAATCGATTCTGGTTTGGTTGTTTTAAGAGGGGCAATTAAAGATGGAATACAGACATTAGGCACAACAATTTTTATATTACCTCAATTATTCCGACCTGTCAGGGAAAAAAGATTTCAAGTCACTAATTTCAATACCGGAACATTTTCATCAGCAACTTTGTTAATCAGGCCAACTGGAGAAGTAAATATTTTAGCTATTAATGGAAGTACCTTATTACAAATAGATGGGGTTTCCTATACTACTAATTAA